Proteins encoded by one window of Anas platyrhynchos isolate ZD024472 breed Pekin duck chromosome 14, IASCAAS_PekinDuck_T2T, whole genome shotgun sequence:
- the LOC101800452 gene encoding rho GTPase-activating protein 7 isoform X2 has translation MEEIEAREACDWLRAAGFPQYAQLFEDMQFPIDVKTVRKDHDFLDADAIESLFRRLNTLNKCASMKVEISHQRKQSDDSDDDEPCAISNKWAYERCSQKWSRLDSLESFSGQEGAGASVPGSPILKSISSEDTILLVHSEKHDVSSIHSTSSGDSDVVSFPKAFEDVETSTSFFSKVASLDSAFSCSPPPSEFLSITSEEKLLDRAPFKKRTSLLKKMEKLHLRSCNLRSGQSKAKPIISEPVLLEGFNEEKMKMLNCVNIADLSGIQTKNNSSCSPESCSSGDHSEISSTVSTPGPLTKPQRHCERKGMYAEDLESGKLFLWNNVTQQNLKNEVKLQMNQMFHVPPGHKPGTFPTALTTSSLSSVDNSSVNWRTGSFHGCRRSRSRSSSKDSQAPSSPLSCTDIRLSVYDNLPDFQFDKLEATDVGDDDVFSELNTVIEDVNGLKKLVDQWTQKFSDDGDLDFASDLTSPCPSSPKEIRLDTEHSEDKTADVPTTEGESSCELDKELSSTELPYITDPKKTNRHRKQHWSVEESENLDSLSIQGDSQAAAQLARTQKLALLKLTALMDRYSPSSKQGWNWTIPKFIKKIKASDYKGKNVFGVPLLLNVQRTSHPLPNSILQALDYLRNHFLDQVGLFRKSGVKSRILSLREMNEASPNNVCYEGQSAFDVADMVKQYFRDLPEPIFTSRLCESFLHIYQYVPKEQQLQAVQAAILLLPKENREALKILLFFLRDVVAFVEENQMTPTNIAVCLAPSLFHLNTLRRDSSSSTRLSQRKYSLGKPDQRELSENLAATQGLAHMIMECNRLFQTDFPA, from the exons AAATTGAAGCCAGAGAAGCCTGCGACTGGCTGAGGGCTGCCGGCTTTCCCCAGTATGCTCAGTTATTTGAAG ATATGCAGTTTCCTATTGACGTAAAAACTGTGAGGAAAGATCACGACTTCTTAGATGCAGATGCAATTGAATCACTGTTCAG ACGACTGAACACACTGAACAAGTGTGCATCAATGAAAGTGGAAATAAGCCATCAAAGGAAACAG agTGATGACTCTGATGATGATGAACCTTGTGCAATAAGCAACAAATGGGCTTATGAGCGGTGCAGTCAGAAGTGGTCTCGTCTTGACAGCCTGGAAAGTTTCTCAGGACAAGAAGGCGCTGGTGCATCGGTCCCAGGCAGTCCAATACTGAAGAGCATCAGCAGTGAAGACACAATCCTTTTGGTTCATAGTGAGAAACACGATGTGTCCTCAATCCACAGCACTAGCAGTGGTGACAGTGACGTTGTTAGCTTCCCCAAAGCTTTTGAAGATGTGGAAACCAGCACGAGTTTCTTCAGTAAAGTTGCTTCACTGGACTCTGCTTTTAGTTGTTCACCTCCCCCTAGTGAATTTTTGAGTATCACCAGTGAAGAGAAGCTTTTGGATAGGGCACCATTCAAAAAGAGGACGAGCCTtctaaagaaaatggagaagttGCACTTAAGGAGCTGCAACTTAAGGAGTGGTCAGTCAAAGGCCAAACCCATAATAAGCGAGCCTGTTCTTCTGGAAggatttaatgaagaaaaaatgaagatgcTTAACTGTGTAAATATTGCTGACCTCTCTGGCATCCAAACAAAGAACAATTCCTCCTGTTCTCCTGAGAGCTGCAGTAGCGGCGATCATTCTGAAATCAGCAGCACAGTGAGCACTCCGGGTCCTCTTACAAAACCACAAAGACACTGTGAAAGAAAGGGGATGTATGCAGAGGACTTGGAGTCTGGCAAACTCTTCCTGTGGAACAATGTAACTCAGCAAAACCTCAAAAACGAAGTCAAGTTACAGATGAACCAGATGTTTCACGTACCACCAGGCCATAAGCCTGGTACTTTCCCTACAGCACTTACAACCAGTTCCCTGTCTTCAGTGGACAACTCTTCTGTCAACTGGAGAACTGGGAGTTTTCATGGGTGCAGAAGGAGCCGGAGCAGAAGCAGTTCCAAGGACTCccaagcccccagcagccccctttCGTGCACAGACATCAGGCTGAGTGTGTACGACAACCTGCCCGATTTTCAGTTTGACAAGTTGGAGGCAACAGATGTTGGTGATGATGATGTTTTTTCAGAACTGAACACTGTTATAGAAGATGTCAATGGTCTCAAAAAGCTGGTCGATCAGTGGACACAGAAGTTCTCAGATGATGGGGATTTGGACTTTGCCAGTGACTTGACCTCTCCGTGTCCATCCTCGCCTAAAGAAATCCGTCTTGACACAGAGCACTCGGAAGATAAGACAGCAGATGTCCCAACCACTGagggagagagcagctgtgaacTGGACAAGGAGCTCAGTTCTACAGAGCTGCCGTACATAACAGACCCTAAAAAGACCAACAG GCACAGGAAGCAACACTGGTCTGTGGAAGAAAGTGAGAACCTGGACAGCCTCTCCATCCAGGGTGACAGCCAGGCAGCTGCGCAGCTAGCCCGGACACAAAAGCTGGCTTTGTTGAAACTCACTGCTCTAATGGACAGATACTCCCCGTCCAGTAAGCAGGGCTGGAACTG gacTATACCgaagttcattaaaaaaataaaagcctccGACTACAAGggcaaaaatgtgtttgggGTCCCCTTGCTTCTGAATGTCCAGCGAACAAGCCACCCACTGCCCAACAGCATCCTGCAAGCACTGGACTATTTAAGAAACCACTTTCTTGACCAG GTTGGCCTGTTCCGAAAATCTGGTGTTAAATCCAGGATCTTGTCTTTAAGAGAAATGAATGAAGCCAGCCCAAACAACGTATGTTACGAAGGGCAGTCAGCATTTGACGTGGCAGATATGGTGAAGCAGTATTTCCGAGACCTTCCCGAGCCTATATTTACTAGCAGGCTTTGTGAATCCTTCCTCCACATCTACCAAT acgTGCCGAAGGAGCAGCAGCTTCAGGCTGTCCAGGCTGCCATTCTCCTTCTCCCAAAGGAAAACCGAGAAGCTCTGAAAATCCTCCTGTTCTTTCTACGAGATGTGGTTGCTTTCGTTGAAGAAAACCAGATGACCCCAACCAACATTGCTGTCTGTCTCGCGCCGTCTTTGTTTCACCTCAACACCCTGAGGCGGGATAGCTCCTCCTCCACTCG ATTGAGCCAGAGGAAGTACAGCCTGGGGAAGCCGGATCAGAGGGAGCTGAGCGAAAACCTGGCAGCGACGCAGGGCTTGGCCCACATGATCATGGAGTGCAATCGGCTCTTCCAG ACTGACTTCCCGGCTTGA
- the LOC101800452 gene encoding rho GTPase-activating protein 7 isoform X5 codes for MAEPGRQRLRRALSDHGRDSASRAWDVFWRSTREKRLAEIEAREACDWLRAAGFPQYAQLFEDMQFPIDVKTVRKDHDFLDADAIESLFRRLNTLNKCASMKVEISHQRKQSDDSDDDEPCAISNKWAYERCSQKWSRLDSLESFSGQEGAGASVPGSPILKSISSEDTILLVHSEKHDVSSIHSTSSGDSDVVSFPKAFEDVETSTSFFSKVASLDSAFSCSPPPSEFLSITSEEKLLDRAPFKKRTSLLKKMEKLHLRSCNLRSGQSKAKPIISEPVLLEGFNEEKMKMLNCVNIADLSGIQTKNNSSCSPESCSSGDHSEISSTVSTPGPLTKPQRHCERKGMYAEDLESGKLFLWNNVTQQNLKNEVKLQMNQMFHVPPGHKPGTFPTALTTSSLSSVDNSSVNWRTGSFHGCRRSRSRSSSKDSQAPSSPLSCTDIRLSVYDNLPDFQFDKLEATDVGDDDVFSELNTVIEDVNGLKKLVDQWTQKFSDDGDLDFASDLTSPCPSSPKEIRLDTEHSEDKTADVPTTEGESSCELDKELSSTELPYITDPKKTNRHRKQHWSVEESENLDSLSIQGDSQAAAQLARTQKLALLKLTALMDRYSPSSKQGWNWTIPKFIKKIKASDYKGKNVFGVPLLLNVQRTSHPLPNSILQALDYLRNHFLDQVGLFRKSGVKSRILSLREMNEASPNNVCYEGQSAFDVADMVKQYFRDLPEPIFTSRLCESFLHIYQCRRAEGAAASGCPGCHSPSPKGKPRSSENPPVLSTRCGCFR; via the exons AAATTGAAGCCAGAGAAGCCTGCGACTGGCTGAGGGCTGCCGGCTTTCCCCAGTATGCTCAGTTATTTGAAG ATATGCAGTTTCCTATTGACGTAAAAACTGTGAGGAAAGATCACGACTTCTTAGATGCAGATGCAATTGAATCACTGTTCAG ACGACTGAACACACTGAACAAGTGTGCATCAATGAAAGTGGAAATAAGCCATCAAAGGAAACAG agTGATGACTCTGATGATGATGAACCTTGTGCAATAAGCAACAAATGGGCTTATGAGCGGTGCAGTCAGAAGTGGTCTCGTCTTGACAGCCTGGAAAGTTTCTCAGGACAAGAAGGCGCTGGTGCATCGGTCCCAGGCAGTCCAATACTGAAGAGCATCAGCAGTGAAGACACAATCCTTTTGGTTCATAGTGAGAAACACGATGTGTCCTCAATCCACAGCACTAGCAGTGGTGACAGTGACGTTGTTAGCTTCCCCAAAGCTTTTGAAGATGTGGAAACCAGCACGAGTTTCTTCAGTAAAGTTGCTTCACTGGACTCTGCTTTTAGTTGTTCACCTCCCCCTAGTGAATTTTTGAGTATCACCAGTGAAGAGAAGCTTTTGGATAGGGCACCATTCAAAAAGAGGACGAGCCTtctaaagaaaatggagaagttGCACTTAAGGAGCTGCAACTTAAGGAGTGGTCAGTCAAAGGCCAAACCCATAATAAGCGAGCCTGTTCTTCTGGAAggatttaatgaagaaaaaatgaagatgcTTAACTGTGTAAATATTGCTGACCTCTCTGGCATCCAAACAAAGAACAATTCCTCCTGTTCTCCTGAGAGCTGCAGTAGCGGCGATCATTCTGAAATCAGCAGCACAGTGAGCACTCCGGGTCCTCTTACAAAACCACAAAGACACTGTGAAAGAAAGGGGATGTATGCAGAGGACTTGGAGTCTGGCAAACTCTTCCTGTGGAACAATGTAACTCAGCAAAACCTCAAAAACGAAGTCAAGTTACAGATGAACCAGATGTTTCACGTACCACCAGGCCATAAGCCTGGTACTTTCCCTACAGCACTTACAACCAGTTCCCTGTCTTCAGTGGACAACTCTTCTGTCAACTGGAGAACTGGGAGTTTTCATGGGTGCAGAAGGAGCCGGAGCAGAAGCAGTTCCAAGGACTCccaagcccccagcagccccctttCGTGCACAGACATCAGGCTGAGTGTGTACGACAACCTGCCCGATTTTCAGTTTGACAAGTTGGAGGCAACAGATGTTGGTGATGATGATGTTTTTTCAGAACTGAACACTGTTATAGAAGATGTCAATGGTCTCAAAAAGCTGGTCGATCAGTGGACACAGAAGTTCTCAGATGATGGGGATTTGGACTTTGCCAGTGACTTGACCTCTCCGTGTCCATCCTCGCCTAAAGAAATCCGTCTTGACACAGAGCACTCGGAAGATAAGACAGCAGATGTCCCAACCACTGagggagagagcagctgtgaacTGGACAAGGAGCTCAGTTCTACAGAGCTGCCGTACATAACAGACCCTAAAAAGACCAACAG GCACAGGAAGCAACACTGGTCTGTGGAAGAAAGTGAGAACCTGGACAGCCTCTCCATCCAGGGTGACAGCCAGGCAGCTGCGCAGCTAGCCCGGACACAAAAGCTGGCTTTGTTGAAACTCACTGCTCTAATGGACAGATACTCCCCGTCCAGTAAGCAGGGCTGGAACTG gacTATACCgaagttcattaaaaaaataaaagcctccGACTACAAGggcaaaaatgtgtttgggGTCCCCTTGCTTCTGAATGTCCAGCGAACAAGCCACCCACTGCCCAACAGCATCCTGCAAGCACTGGACTATTTAAGAAACCACTTTCTTGACCAG GTTGGCCTGTTCCGAAAATCTGGTGTTAAATCCAGGATCTTGTCTTTAAGAGAAATGAATGAAGCCAGCCCAAACAACGTATGTTACGAAGGGCAGTCAGCATTTGACGTGGCAGATATGGTGAAGCAGTATTTCCGAGACCTTCCCGAGCCTATATTTACTAGCAGGCTTTGTGAATCCTTCCTCCACATCTACCAATGTAG acgTGCCGAAGGAGCAGCAGCTTCAGGCTGTCCAGGCTGCCATTCTCCTTCTCCCAAAGGAAAACCGAGAAGCTCTGAAAATCCTCCTGTTCTTTCTACGAGATGTGGTTGCTTTCGTTGA
- the LOC101800452 gene encoding rho GTPase-activating protein 7 isoform X1: MAEPGRQRLRRALSDHGRDSASRAWDVFWRSTREKRLAEIEAREACDWLRAAGFPQYAQLFEDMQFPIDVKTVRKDHDFLDADAIESLFRRLNTLNKCASMKVEISHQRKQSDDSDDDEPCAISNKWAYERCSQKWSRLDSLESFSGQEGAGASVPGSPILKSISSEDTILLVHSEKHDVSSIHSTSSGDSDVVSFPKAFEDVETSTSFFSKVASLDSAFSCSPPPSEFLSITSEEKLLDRAPFKKRTSLLKKMEKLHLRSCNLRSGQSKAKPIISEPVLLEGFNEEKMKMLNCVNIADLSGIQTKNNSSCSPESCSSGDHSEISSTVSTPGPLTKPQRHCERKGMYAEDLESGKLFLWNNVTQQNLKNEVKLQMNQMFHVPPGHKPGTFPTALTTSSLSSVDNSSVNWRTGSFHGCRRSRSRSSSKDSQAPSSPLSCTDIRLSVYDNLPDFQFDKLEATDVGDDDVFSELNTVIEDVNGLKKLVDQWTQKFSDDGDLDFASDLTSPCPSSPKEIRLDTEHSEDKTADVPTTEGESSCELDKELSSTELPYITDPKKTNRHRKQHWSVEESENLDSLSIQGDSQAAAQLARTQKLALLKLTALMDRYSPSSKQGWNWTIPKFIKKIKASDYKGKNVFGVPLLLNVQRTSHPLPNSILQALDYLRNHFLDQVGLFRKSGVKSRILSLREMNEASPNNVCYEGQSAFDVADMVKQYFRDLPEPIFTSRLCESFLHIYQYVPKEQQLQAVQAAILLLPKENREALKILLFFLRDVVAFVEENQMTPTNIAVCLAPSLFHLNTLRRDSSSSTRLSQRKYSLGKPDQRELSENLAATQGLAHMIMECNRLFQTDFPA, encoded by the exons AAATTGAAGCCAGAGAAGCCTGCGACTGGCTGAGGGCTGCCGGCTTTCCCCAGTATGCTCAGTTATTTGAAG ATATGCAGTTTCCTATTGACGTAAAAACTGTGAGGAAAGATCACGACTTCTTAGATGCAGATGCAATTGAATCACTGTTCAG ACGACTGAACACACTGAACAAGTGTGCATCAATGAAAGTGGAAATAAGCCATCAAAGGAAACAG agTGATGACTCTGATGATGATGAACCTTGTGCAATAAGCAACAAATGGGCTTATGAGCGGTGCAGTCAGAAGTGGTCTCGTCTTGACAGCCTGGAAAGTTTCTCAGGACAAGAAGGCGCTGGTGCATCGGTCCCAGGCAGTCCAATACTGAAGAGCATCAGCAGTGAAGACACAATCCTTTTGGTTCATAGTGAGAAACACGATGTGTCCTCAATCCACAGCACTAGCAGTGGTGACAGTGACGTTGTTAGCTTCCCCAAAGCTTTTGAAGATGTGGAAACCAGCACGAGTTTCTTCAGTAAAGTTGCTTCACTGGACTCTGCTTTTAGTTGTTCACCTCCCCCTAGTGAATTTTTGAGTATCACCAGTGAAGAGAAGCTTTTGGATAGGGCACCATTCAAAAAGAGGACGAGCCTtctaaagaaaatggagaagttGCACTTAAGGAGCTGCAACTTAAGGAGTGGTCAGTCAAAGGCCAAACCCATAATAAGCGAGCCTGTTCTTCTGGAAggatttaatgaagaaaaaatgaagatgcTTAACTGTGTAAATATTGCTGACCTCTCTGGCATCCAAACAAAGAACAATTCCTCCTGTTCTCCTGAGAGCTGCAGTAGCGGCGATCATTCTGAAATCAGCAGCACAGTGAGCACTCCGGGTCCTCTTACAAAACCACAAAGACACTGTGAAAGAAAGGGGATGTATGCAGAGGACTTGGAGTCTGGCAAACTCTTCCTGTGGAACAATGTAACTCAGCAAAACCTCAAAAACGAAGTCAAGTTACAGATGAACCAGATGTTTCACGTACCACCAGGCCATAAGCCTGGTACTTTCCCTACAGCACTTACAACCAGTTCCCTGTCTTCAGTGGACAACTCTTCTGTCAACTGGAGAACTGGGAGTTTTCATGGGTGCAGAAGGAGCCGGAGCAGAAGCAGTTCCAAGGACTCccaagcccccagcagccccctttCGTGCACAGACATCAGGCTGAGTGTGTACGACAACCTGCCCGATTTTCAGTTTGACAAGTTGGAGGCAACAGATGTTGGTGATGATGATGTTTTTTCAGAACTGAACACTGTTATAGAAGATGTCAATGGTCTCAAAAAGCTGGTCGATCAGTGGACACAGAAGTTCTCAGATGATGGGGATTTGGACTTTGCCAGTGACTTGACCTCTCCGTGTCCATCCTCGCCTAAAGAAATCCGTCTTGACACAGAGCACTCGGAAGATAAGACAGCAGATGTCCCAACCACTGagggagagagcagctgtgaacTGGACAAGGAGCTCAGTTCTACAGAGCTGCCGTACATAACAGACCCTAAAAAGACCAACAG GCACAGGAAGCAACACTGGTCTGTGGAAGAAAGTGAGAACCTGGACAGCCTCTCCATCCAGGGTGACAGCCAGGCAGCTGCGCAGCTAGCCCGGACACAAAAGCTGGCTTTGTTGAAACTCACTGCTCTAATGGACAGATACTCCCCGTCCAGTAAGCAGGGCTGGAACTG gacTATACCgaagttcattaaaaaaataaaagcctccGACTACAAGggcaaaaatgtgtttgggGTCCCCTTGCTTCTGAATGTCCAGCGAACAAGCCACCCACTGCCCAACAGCATCCTGCAAGCACTGGACTATTTAAGAAACCACTTTCTTGACCAG GTTGGCCTGTTCCGAAAATCTGGTGTTAAATCCAGGATCTTGTCTTTAAGAGAAATGAATGAAGCCAGCCCAAACAACGTATGTTACGAAGGGCAGTCAGCATTTGACGTGGCAGATATGGTGAAGCAGTATTTCCGAGACCTTCCCGAGCCTATATTTACTAGCAGGCTTTGTGAATCCTTCCTCCACATCTACCAAT acgTGCCGAAGGAGCAGCAGCTTCAGGCTGTCCAGGCTGCCATTCTCCTTCTCCCAAAGGAAAACCGAGAAGCTCTGAAAATCCTCCTGTTCTTTCTACGAGATGTGGTTGCTTTCGTTGAAGAAAACCAGATGACCCCAACCAACATTGCTGTCTGTCTCGCGCCGTCTTTGTTTCACCTCAACACCCTGAGGCGGGATAGCTCCTCCTCCACTCG ATTGAGCCAGAGGAAGTACAGCCTGGGGAAGCCGGATCAGAGGGAGCTGAGCGAAAACCTGGCAGCGACGCAGGGCTTGGCCCACATGATCATGGAGTGCAATCGGCTCTTCCAG ACTGACTTCCCGGCTTGA
- the LOC101800452 gene encoding rho GTPase-activating protein 7 isoform X3, whose protein sequence is MEIEAREACDWLRAAGFPQYAQLFEDMQFPIDVKTVRKDHDFLDADAIESLFRRLNTLNKCASMKVEISHQRKQSDDSDDDEPCAISNKWAYERCSQKWSRLDSLESFSGQEGAGASVPGSPILKSISSEDTILLVHSEKHDVSSIHSTSSGDSDVVSFPKAFEDVETSTSFFSKVASLDSAFSCSPPPSEFLSITSEEKLLDRAPFKKRTSLLKKMEKLHLRSCNLRSGQSKAKPIISEPVLLEGFNEEKMKMLNCVNIADLSGIQTKNNSSCSPESCSSGDHSEISSTVSTPGPLTKPQRHCERKGMYAEDLESGKLFLWNNVTQQNLKNEVKLQMNQMFHVPPGHKPGTFPTALTTSSLSSVDNSSVNWRTGSFHGCRRSRSRSSSKDSQAPSSPLSCTDIRLSVYDNLPDFQFDKLEATDVGDDDVFSELNTVIEDVNGLKKLVDQWTQKFSDDGDLDFASDLTSPCPSSPKEIRLDTEHSEDKTADVPTTEGESSCELDKELSSTELPYITDPKKTNRHRKQHWSVEESENLDSLSIQGDSQAAAQLARTQKLALLKLTALMDRYSPSSKQGWNWTIPKFIKKIKASDYKGKNVFGVPLLLNVQRTSHPLPNSILQALDYLRNHFLDQVGLFRKSGVKSRILSLREMNEASPNNVCYEGQSAFDVADMVKQYFRDLPEPIFTSRLCESFLHIYQYVPKEQQLQAVQAAILLLPKENREALKILLFFLRDVVAFVEENQMTPTNIAVCLAPSLFHLNTLRRDSSSSTRLSQRKYSLGKPDQRELSENLAATQGLAHMIMECNRLFQTDFPA, encoded by the exons AAATTGAAGCCAGAGAAGCCTGCGACTGGCTGAGGGCTGCCGGCTTTCCCCAGTATGCTCAGTTATTTGAAG ATATGCAGTTTCCTATTGACGTAAAAACTGTGAGGAAAGATCACGACTTCTTAGATGCAGATGCAATTGAATCACTGTTCAG ACGACTGAACACACTGAACAAGTGTGCATCAATGAAAGTGGAAATAAGCCATCAAAGGAAACAG agTGATGACTCTGATGATGATGAACCTTGTGCAATAAGCAACAAATGGGCTTATGAGCGGTGCAGTCAGAAGTGGTCTCGTCTTGACAGCCTGGAAAGTTTCTCAGGACAAGAAGGCGCTGGTGCATCGGTCCCAGGCAGTCCAATACTGAAGAGCATCAGCAGTGAAGACACAATCCTTTTGGTTCATAGTGAGAAACACGATGTGTCCTCAATCCACAGCACTAGCAGTGGTGACAGTGACGTTGTTAGCTTCCCCAAAGCTTTTGAAGATGTGGAAACCAGCACGAGTTTCTTCAGTAAAGTTGCTTCACTGGACTCTGCTTTTAGTTGTTCACCTCCCCCTAGTGAATTTTTGAGTATCACCAGTGAAGAGAAGCTTTTGGATAGGGCACCATTCAAAAAGAGGACGAGCCTtctaaagaaaatggagaagttGCACTTAAGGAGCTGCAACTTAAGGAGTGGTCAGTCAAAGGCCAAACCCATAATAAGCGAGCCTGTTCTTCTGGAAggatttaatgaagaaaaaatgaagatgcTTAACTGTGTAAATATTGCTGACCTCTCTGGCATCCAAACAAAGAACAATTCCTCCTGTTCTCCTGAGAGCTGCAGTAGCGGCGATCATTCTGAAATCAGCAGCACAGTGAGCACTCCGGGTCCTCTTACAAAACCACAAAGACACTGTGAAAGAAAGGGGATGTATGCAGAGGACTTGGAGTCTGGCAAACTCTTCCTGTGGAACAATGTAACTCAGCAAAACCTCAAAAACGAAGTCAAGTTACAGATGAACCAGATGTTTCACGTACCACCAGGCCATAAGCCTGGTACTTTCCCTACAGCACTTACAACCAGTTCCCTGTCTTCAGTGGACAACTCTTCTGTCAACTGGAGAACTGGGAGTTTTCATGGGTGCAGAAGGAGCCGGAGCAGAAGCAGTTCCAAGGACTCccaagcccccagcagccccctttCGTGCACAGACATCAGGCTGAGTGTGTACGACAACCTGCCCGATTTTCAGTTTGACAAGTTGGAGGCAACAGATGTTGGTGATGATGATGTTTTTTCAGAACTGAACACTGTTATAGAAGATGTCAATGGTCTCAAAAAGCTGGTCGATCAGTGGACACAGAAGTTCTCAGATGATGGGGATTTGGACTTTGCCAGTGACTTGACCTCTCCGTGTCCATCCTCGCCTAAAGAAATCCGTCTTGACACAGAGCACTCGGAAGATAAGACAGCAGATGTCCCAACCACTGagggagagagcagctgtgaacTGGACAAGGAGCTCAGTTCTACAGAGCTGCCGTACATAACAGACCCTAAAAAGACCAACAG GCACAGGAAGCAACACTGGTCTGTGGAAGAAAGTGAGAACCTGGACAGCCTCTCCATCCAGGGTGACAGCCAGGCAGCTGCGCAGCTAGCCCGGACACAAAAGCTGGCTTTGTTGAAACTCACTGCTCTAATGGACAGATACTCCCCGTCCAGTAAGCAGGGCTGGAACTG gacTATACCgaagttcattaaaaaaataaaagcctccGACTACAAGggcaaaaatgtgtttgggGTCCCCTTGCTTCTGAATGTCCAGCGAACAAGCCACCCACTGCCCAACAGCATCCTGCAAGCACTGGACTATTTAAGAAACCACTTTCTTGACCAG GTTGGCCTGTTCCGAAAATCTGGTGTTAAATCCAGGATCTTGTCTTTAAGAGAAATGAATGAAGCCAGCCCAAACAACGTATGTTACGAAGGGCAGTCAGCATTTGACGTGGCAGATATGGTGAAGCAGTATTTCCGAGACCTTCCCGAGCCTATATTTACTAGCAGGCTTTGTGAATCCTTCCTCCACATCTACCAAT acgTGCCGAAGGAGCAGCAGCTTCAGGCTGTCCAGGCTGCCATTCTCCTTCTCCCAAAGGAAAACCGAGAAGCTCTGAAAATCCTCCTGTTCTTTCTACGAGATGTGGTTGCTTTCGTTGAAGAAAACCAGATGACCCCAACCAACATTGCTGTCTGTCTCGCGCCGTCTTTGTTTCACCTCAACACCCTGAGGCGGGATAGCTCCTCCTCCACTCG ATTGAGCCAGAGGAAGTACAGCCTGGGGAAGCCGGATCAGAGGGAGCTGAGCGAAAACCTGGCAGCGACGCAGGGCTTGGCCCACATGATCATGGAGTGCAATCGGCTCTTCCAG ACTGACTTCCCGGCTTGA